DNA sequence from the Vicia villosa cultivar HV-30 ecotype Madison, WI linkage group LG3, Vvil1.0, whole genome shotgun sequence genome:
TATAAATATTTACgttttcaaaatatatttgtcGTAGTTTTATCTATGgaattacttttttattttatgttgaatTCTTTTGTAAATGTATTGCATTTACATAATCTTCTTTTACGTTTTTTAAATAGTTCCGTAAATACAATTGCGGAAAAATTTaacgtaaaataaaaaaataatttcggAGATATACCCTGAAAACAAGAGGCAAAAATGAAACTTTGTCAAATATCCAAAAATATTATGGCGTTATGAAATTTGACTATATATAAATAAGATGTATTAATCAtttaatgaatttaatttttttttatttatgataCAAAATGGAAAGAGTATATTAAAaacttatatttataaatataaattttcaaaGATCATACATTAAGTTATATTTGttaaaattaaatgttttttatattattttaaagacGACATAAATATTCAAAACTGTACCATTATTTATCAAAAATTCAAGTTCAATCTCTATCGTGAGAAATTAGATAAAACTATAAAAGTTTAAGATCCGGCATTGAagttgtgtttgttttttttttttttttttttataaatgcatttgttgtttaaattaattatctTTATAACGATAATTGGAGGTATAAATATATTTTCGAGACAAAACTTGGgtcataaaaaaattagaaatatcGTTTATAAGAACAAATAACAGTTATATCAAAGAAACTGAGCAAATTTGAGTTGATGATAATTATAGAAAATGAAAGTAatgaggattttttttttaaaataaccctttttttctaacttaattttttatataatcattttttcaattatatatcaaattacccatgtttgaaagaaaaaaaaaatcgcaTTAAAAAATATGTTGCCAAATCAATTGACGCTAACTCTCAAAATTATATTTAGACGGCAGTCAACATGGCACATGCACCACCAATACATCAGTTTAATTGTCTTGTCGTTAATGTTGTAGGattaagaccatctccaatggtagttctttctaataagttctccacctagacatgccacatcatagtaccattgcattgcaatgcaactatgaaaaaattgtggtacctaatcaaattagtttatgaggtaaagttgtgggcccaataataactttttagaattatacaattaaaataaaaattataaaaattattttaagatgatgtggctagtgggacctataaagaacccaaaaatgggttgcaccattggagatgctctaatagAATGTGTCAATAAGATTGACGTCCATgtatatttctattttttataaataaatatttcattCCTCACTATTTTCACACCTCTTTCTTATTTTTTCTAACATCATTATTAAAAAAAGGATAAAGTTAACATATGCCCTTGGGTCACATGCCAAGAAACTTAAATATAGCAAATTTGTATTGGAAAAtgtaataaacacattaattataaactttttaagaaaacaatgcacaattttttcgaaaaaatttctacatttagctcttaacatgtgcccttagggcagttagcatgacccttaaaaAAATGGGTATGTCTGTTATTCGATTCTCAAGTCTATGTTAAAGATACATTTTTGGAACAACCAGAATTTTGAGCTAACTTTAGAGGAGCTTGATATGTTGTTAGACGAAGAGATTAAACATGATGAAAATTAAAAGAATTGGTAGGTTTGTTTCGGTCTTCTCAATTACGAATAACGAACTATAACATGCGTGGAAGTAGGTTAAAATTGATAGTGATGTATGTGTTAAGATGTATGACCCAGATGATATCATTTTGATGATTGTAATCTTTTAGATATGCTATAATGTTAAATCTCTTTATTTGTTCTCTATGTTGTTTGTTTTAGGCGGGTTTTTAGGGGTGTTTGTGTTCGTTTTGTTATATTCGAAAATTGTTATAAATATTAAAGGTCAtggttataaaaaataaataagttggTTAGAGAGTGAAAAAGTCAGACGTGAAAGGGGAGTATATGAGTTGTGTGAAAGAGAAATAGAGATTTATTCTAAAGTGCAATGTCAACTCAGTTTTATAATGGGTTATCTTCTCGATCAATAGATGAAACCGAACTTACTTTTGTATTTCCAAGTGGTTGGGACTGTTCAAGTGAAGAAGGACCAAGAAGCTTCATAATTGGTAGCAATCTTAAGGTGTTTATTGTGTTTCATTATCTTTATCGTGATGTGAATGTTACTACCATGAAGTGGTCTTTTTGGATGACTGGAAAATATGGGTCCTGAGCAGGTAAGCAATATGATTCTTATGCATTACTCAAATTCAAAGATTTTAACTATACACACTCGTAGATGAAGAGAAAACCATGGCTTCAAGAGTGGAAGGAGTTTTGCAGTCCATGTTTAGTTTAGCTAGAAAACCACAAGAATTGTAACCAATGCACTAACAAAACAGTTTCCATGATCAAGTTCTTCAGTACGGCGTTTCATGCctaataattaacttaaaaatcTGCAATCTTAAACTTAAAAACTACAAGAAATCTACAGCAAGCAAAACTACAAAGTCAGACACAAACAGAAAACAAAAACCATAATATTTTGAGAATTAGTGATGAAATTCTAAAAGCTATTAGAGTGGTGTGCAAAAACTAAGACCATGCTAGTTGTTTTTCCATTGAAAGCAAGGTGTCATTCTACTCTCTACACCGACCATGTAGTTGCAGATTATGACATCTATTAATCCTCCCCCACAAGTCCATAACAAACTCGTCCAGGGTACAAAATACAAGCCATACATCAACTACAAACTCTAAGTTTATTTATCTAGAATTTGGTTGACATAGGTAAATGACACAGAAAAACACACCAACACTTATGTTTGTTTTCCACCATACCATCAACTTTATCGTCAAATATGGTGCATTTCAAACCATCAAATTCTACTATTGTATATGTAGAATCTAGTATTACATACTCATCCTgcatcaatcaatcaaataaaaGCTTACATGCTGTAGAACTCATTGTAGTTGAAGATAACTCCCTTATCATTTCGTGTTTTCTATCGATATCTGCGTCGAGGGTGGTCTTAATTGTCACTGTCTGTAGTACCTTTGAGTTCTGCATAATATATCTGACAAATTGGAACTCATTTTCGTTGCCTTTGTAGCCTCCAAGGAAGAAAGTTTTGAGCTGCCATGAAAGACACTGTGGAACAGTTGATGGATCAATCCAATAGTCGCCAACCAACTCAATCAGATATCCATATCCATCCGTATAATCCTTTAAACAATTCACATAATTGTTTTTAGAATTTAAAATCTTGGAATTCGACTTTTAAAAATAGGGGAATATCAATAATTTCTAAACAACAAATAAAcctgaattttaaaattttgaagtttGGGGCAATTTCCGAGTAACTCTAGCAACCACTTCAGCGCATCTTTTAACAATATATAGGTaaagatgatgtcaatgttgGTGAGTTGATGAAACAAGGGAAGCTGCTCGCAACGGATCCACCTCCTATTCTGCATATGTTTGTATAAAGTATAAACAACTTATTTTCATATAACTCGAACTCAATTCAAATATACACACAAAAAACAATTTCCGATTTACCATTTTAAGATGCAGACTCTGAACCTCAGAGAGCAAAGTAATCGGAACATTATGATCGAAAATTGTTGCGGTTGCCAAATTGGGAAACGGATTAAACTTTTCCTCGGAATCATGTACAAGAGATACGTGTGATGAACCATACGCGTGCAATTCTTCTAGTACAGGACAACTGGACATAAACTTGACAAGAAATTCTGCAGTTAAGAATTTAAGACCATTCCAATGGAGAATTTtgagaagtggaaaatcgaaACGAGATTCAAAACCTAATCCACTAGAAGTACAACTATCTTCCATTATTGCATTATTCAACTTAAGAACTTGAAGGTTCTTACAACTAAGAACGCGGCGGGGTAATTGAACTATTAGGTTACCATTGGATGTGATTTCGAGGGAACGGAGATTCTCGACTCGTATTCGGTCGAAAACAGAGTTGAGAACTCCATTGAGCATCAGTCGTTGGTGAGAGGAAGAGGTTTTGTTGCTGCATTTGAAGGTTAGGGAATGGATCGGTACGGTGATGTCGCGAGAGGAAATTACCGTGGATGTGAAATGGATGAATGAATTGAAGTGTTGGAAGGTTTCGTCGTTGAAGTCGAGGATGGAGAGTTGGAGATAGAGAGATTTTCATCTGTGTGAGAGAACGGTTGTTGTTGCGGCGAGTTTGGTTGGGAGGGAGGAGAGAATTTGACAGAGGATCGGATCGGGTAGGTCGCTGATTCTATCCGACATCGGAGTTCAGGTGGCGGTGGCGGTGGCGGTGGAAATGAAATTAGCTCCGATGAACTTTTCTAACCCTAAACCTAATCTCTTTGATCAATTTCCTGCGTTTCGAggcatgtttgtttgttttcacGTTCCAAAGCATTTCTTGAGTGAAAAGTGAGGAGAAGCTATCTGCTATCTACTATTCTACAGTACTATCTAATGATTACTAATCACTGGACCAAAATTGCACTAACAAAAGGTTGACTAAATAAGAACTTTCTTATATGTTTTTGCAAGGTGGCATCATTATTACTCATTTTTGAGATTTTGCAACATTATTTAAaatgtattattatttattaatacccAGATAATAATGAGACCCAATTCCTATTATCTCCATGTGTATTTCATTTTCTACTTCTATCTCTTCATCTCCAAAGAACCTCTCTTCTCGTCTCTCTTTTCCTCCTTTAAATCCTAGTTCACCGTAATCTCTTTCTCCACTCCATCACCATCCATGATTGCAAAACCAATTGCATACTCGTTCTCCCCATCACAAGACCTTCCTAATAAATCGAATGGATTTTTGTTTTGACGAACCTTGTCGTCGATCACCCTTTTTCATTCTCTGACCGTCATAACTTGAAACGGAAAAAGAAaacatttttctttctcttctctgaaGGCTCTATTTAGAAAACCAAAATCTTTTATTTCgaatcaattttattttgttttcggCAATTCTCTTTTTCATTTGATCTATTTTTCATATTCTGATCGTGTGATGTGTCTCCTAATGGTTTATTGTTGTTTTAGATCAGGTCATGTtttgttttgaatgtttgtttgCTATTGTTTTTCCCGACTTTAAATGCTattgtttctttttaattaagtttgaaaaatgttttaTGCTTCATTTTCCAAATATCCTTATGATGAACCTGCTACTCTGGCAATTTATATCATCAAAGAGTTCCCAAAATGACTTCAAAGAGGTATGTTAACGACTTTGGTTCAGTTGATTGAATTTGGTTCAGTGGTCTGAGATTGATTGACCTTTCCATTTTTCTCATCTACTTACCAGCAACCAAACCTTATCAAATGATCTAAAATATGAATGAAATTACCCGTATTAACTTATCTTAAACTTTTCtttgtggatcattattttaacttagaatcTAAGTTTCAcactactaatatcttattagtaaaactttttttaaaatggtTAATTTCCgttttatatatgcaatttgaTCAAATTTctttaattcaaaattttcatATCGTTCAAAAACTACTACACCGCAAATAATACACCCGGGAGACAGCACGAGTCTCTGACTAGCTTTACAAGAAACGTGACTTTTTATTTAGTTCTAGAAAGGGAATGACTTCAGTCACTTAGGGTATGTTTGAATTATGGAAAATGATGGAATGAAATAGAGTGGAATGatgttatgttttattgtttggttttataaaaaatgaattgaaTGGAATGGAATGAAATGTGATGGAATCCATTCCATCAAATACCACAACTTTAGCTTAtttttcattccgcccaaattggGGTGTATCCAAtggaataaaataaattagtaacaCAATTCAAATTTTGTCCTCCAAAACTTTACATTAACCATATTAATCTTTTTGAAGTAAAGGGTAAAAATGGAATGAAAACATTATAATGCTTTCTGCTCCATccaatttccaaacaatggaatgagaTATTAATCCCGCTCCGTCGTAAAATATCCCAACAATAGAATGGAGTTTATATTTTGTTCCACTTCATTCTGCTCCATTTTATTccgttccgctccgctccattatATTTTCCTTTAGACCATTTGCAATGGGgtgttgaaaatattttttagttgAATGCTTGCAATGAATTGTTGAATGAGGTGTTGAAAGTGACATGGATTAATTTGTGTTGAAAATATTCAACACGTtgaatgttgaatgagaaatgAGTGGGGGCTACTTTTAATACtttgcaaaattttattggttggtgtgattgtttatatttttatcccACCTTAATTATTTGGAGTcaattattttatagaaaatcaattattttatttatttttattttcaccaaaattcatcattttttgtctataaatagagtcttgattcatttgatttggacaaaggaaaaaaatcattttttctctctaattttttttatttagcctCCAATAAATTCTTGTTTGTAAGTTGAGTCTATTGTACTAATTAAGTTATATGTTTCATTTTAGATGTGCTGTGTGTTTATTGTAttgtattttaagttttttttttataattttatatattttaataatgattatcccTATATCTCGTCTttattacttgcaaataaaaaaactaattaagtatataaaattagtaaaataaaattaaaataaattactaaattagaaaaaaaattaaaataaaaaattaagacttaaatatttaatttaatttcaatcaacaattgttattaatatatacttacaaaaacataaaagaaaataaaaataaaaaataaaggtggtgggggtagggtgttgaattttattaaacaaaaaccattatagtgagtaaaagttgaatgaatgttgaattattaggtggaagagagagaagatgatgggGAGTGTAAAAAGTAAAAAAGGAGAGTGTTGAATATGTAAACCTTTGTAGATAGTCTTAGTTATTTTGATGAATCAAAGAAtgtctaaaatatattattttgatttaCAAGGCATCGAGgaggtattttattttaattattatggcGCTTGTATGTTGTTTCGAGCATTACATCAAACGGTTCACTTGGGAGAACAATCGAAGGTTAGGGTCGAGCCAGAGTGTTTAAAAAATGTTTCAGAATAAGATATATGTTGAACTAATAATGTCGATCAACACTCGTTTCACATCCCAGTTATCATATTGCATCATTATGACCATGAATCATGGTTGCGGGGAAGAACACCAACGACATTTGGTAATGTTAGCAAGTATAATGCCAGCTGTAAAAACATGTATGGCGTACTTTCTCTAGGAAGATTAAGATTCTCCCCCGCCAACAAAGCCTCTGGAAATAGTGTTGACAGCGACCTCTGAGCTTTGCTTAACCATCCTCGTGAGAAGATAGTGAAAGCAAACAATGGATAACGACGAGTCTGGCCCAAGTTAATTTTCTCGGGCCTCACAGTGGACTCCACTTGTTCTTGCTGAAAGTACAATACGTGACAACCCCTAATGATTAAGAGTTTTCATAGGTTTTGGGTTTGTTGTAGGGTTTAGAGGTAGCTCACGCGTGGAGGTGACAAGCTCTATGTATCTTGAAATTGTGTGAATATCTGATTGTCATTCTCAACCTCTGGATTGATGTATTATATTAGCTTTTGGACTTGGACCCCAGACGTCTAGGAAGTTGCATTCACTTATCCTAGAACCTGGAAGTGGGTAGTTAATCCTCTATTACTCTTGAGAGCATGGTTAATttctacttgaatttttccacatTGTTTTGAATTGGAGACATGTCATTTCCCATGTTTTCCCATTTTGGATGAGTTATCCTGGAAGTGGGGGAAGTATTTGAGGAAGGAGCGTCACATATAGTAAATGGGCAATCCATCTAAAATACGGGAGATCAAAAAAGTGTTGGGGTGAAGTGTTTCATCACTTGCCTGCCACGTCTCCCCTTGTTGAACCTTTACAAATATACTAATATATTATGCATAACATGTGTGCACCATAACTATGCAAGTGAAAGATTATGGTGTTTTTCAACAGATTTGATGATTCTCATGATCATAAAACCTCTTGGAAATTTGAGGTAAAAGAGCATTGATGATTGTGTGACTCTTGAGAATTGTTGAGCCATCTCTCGAATCAAGTTATTCGTAGAAATGGAAAATCTACAATGGTTTATATTTCCCTTCTAAGGGGAGTTTCTCAAGTTATCTTTagatttttttagttaaaacactttatagaaattaaatcaaaaaactcTAATTAAGTCCTTTAGGAAGTGGGCTCATGTATGCTTAATGAATAttattttatcacaaaaatatttttggtttgagataaatttatttttagcaAGGTTGCCATGAAAAAATGAGATATTTAGCCAAAAGGTGCAATTTTGGTAAGAAAAATGAGGTGCCAAATACAAATGCAAAAGCCCAAAAGCCATCAAAGGCCTAGTAGACCAAGGAAGCTGAAAAAAGTCTAAATAATTGATTACCATAGAGGTATAATTGATTAGGTTCTTTTAGAAATTTAAATTTCGTGCCCTATAATCGATTAACCCTAATGGCTTAAACACCTAAGATCTTAAAAAGTATTATGCCACCAATCAATCGTCGAGATTTATGACATTAactaatataattgattattagGTCTAATAATAGATTAGTAGTAGCCTAAAAACGTAAACTGTCCCTTTTCTTCATCTCATCTTGCATTATCTTTTTCTCATTGTTCTCTAGTCGTTGTGATTTTTGCAAACTTGTGTAACTTTTGATTTATGCTTTTTCCCTTGATATTTGAATTTTCTGATCTATGTGCTTTGATTTATTTCCTTAACAGTTTATTTGTTTCCCTCCTATTTTATCACGAGAAATGGGGGAGAAGTGGACTCTTAGGGTAAGTAGGGCATTGCTCTCTATATTTTTGAATGGGAgtttaactaatttaattattttattggtGTTTCTCTATTTATCCATCTCCTTGAGAGATGTGATGTCATTATAAAAAAGGGAGAGAATATGGATCTATGTGTTTGCAAGTACTATGTCTGCAAAAATCAAACAACCTTAATGGTTTTTGATGATTAAAACTCTATGAGGTGAAGTCTTCATCTAAAGTTATGATAAAGTTGTTATGATTGAGAGATAAAGATGTCAAAATCAATCTCTTAAGGACAACGCCTAATATTAAGCGACATCGGTAGAATCCTTAATAATCATTCTAATGATGGCGATTACCCACAAGCCTTATCAAAGCCTCATAAGTATAAGTTTCCTTTTGGGGGAATTAGGATTGTCGTTTTTGTGAAGCTCATAATCATGACCGTGTGTTTGAATTTTACTATAGAGATCATATTATATAGTGAAATTTAcaacttatttaattaattacataAGGAATATGTTAcggtttattttattctattctaAATAGGCTAAGGAGTATTCTACGTAATATTCTTACAAATATTGATGCTTAACACTTCCCCTCAAGCTGAATCATATATGTCATATGAATCGAGATTGTTATAAATGTAATTCACTCGAGAATCCCTAAGAGACTTAGTGAACAAATCATTCAATCAGTCTTCAGATTTGATGAACTTTGTGGTGATTTCTCCTGAACGTACAATGTAACCTACATAATGACAATCTATTTCTACGTGCTTGGTTCGTTCATGGAAAACCAAATTAAATGTAATATGAAGTGTCGCTTGATTGTCGCATGAGTTTTGCGGCATGAAGATCTCCTAACCTAAGCTCAGAGAGTAAATTTTTAAGGCATACGAGCTCCTTGAGGTTGCTTCCATAGTAAACATATGATGAGCCCAAACAAGAAATCCAAGAACACCTATAGTGATCATGGCATAAACCATGCCTAGATATCCGAAGACCGGTTTTCTCGAAAAAGTCGAATCGATATGACTTATGAAACTGGATCTAAACAGAATTAGATTAAATACCTCTGGATGACCGGAGAACCGAAAGAGATGCTGGTATAATATGGGGTCTCCCCCTCCTATGGGATCAGAAAAGGTTGTATTAAAGTTTCGATCGGTTATTGTTTCTTGCTTCTCCACGAGGTCATGTTACATCCAATATGGGCACAATATCCAAAAGTGGATCTCCTATCAGGGGCGGATGTAGAGGGGTCCAGGGTATTCCCTGGAATAcccttcattttta
Encoded proteins:
- the LOC131657381 gene encoding putative FBD-associated F-box protein At3g50710; its protein translation is MLNGVLNSVFDRIRVENLRSLEITSNGNLIVQLPRRVLSCKNLQVLKLNNAIMEDSCTSSGLGFESRFDFPLLKILHWNGLKFLTAEFLVKFMSSCPVLEELHAYGSSHVSLVHDSEEKFNPFPNLATATIFDHNVPITLLSEVQSLHLKMNRRWIRCEQLPLFHQLTNIDIIFTYILLKDALKWLLELLGNCPKLQNFKIQDYTDGYGYLIELVGDYWIDPSTVPQCLSWQLKTFFLGGYKGNENEFQFVRYIMQNSKVLQTVTIKTTLDADIDRKHEMIRELSSTTMSSTACKLLFD